One Hydrogenobacter sp. genomic window, TAAAATTATAAAAGATCTCTATCAGGAGAGGGGAGATGTTTATAGAAGGGTTATAGAAAATTTTGGTAGCGCTGTGCTGGATGAAGAAGGAAATATAGACAGAAAGAAGTTAGCCGACTTGGTCTTTTCCGATATTAAAAGGCTAAGGGTCCTTGAAGAGATAACGCACAGCGCTTTGTATACCAAGTTGGAGGATGAGTTTAAATCTTTACCGCAAAAGGCTATAGCGATCGTTGAAGCGAGCCTTCTCGTGGAAAAAGGGACTTACAAAAATTACGACAAGCTCATAGTGGTTTACGCTCCATACGAGATTTGCAAGGAGAGGGCAATAAAGGCAGGTTTTCCCTTAGAAGACTTCAAGAGAAGATGGGAACACCAACTTCCTCCTGAGGAGAAGGTAAAGTATGCAGATTTTGTCATAGACAACTCGGATGGAATAAAGCAAACACAAAAGCAAGTAAAAGAAGTTTATGAAAAGCTTTCAAGACTCATCCGTTAGCCTCTGTGCGAGATAATCAGCCAAATGCATAACCTCTTGCCCGGTTCTGTGCTTTATGCTTCCATCTTTCAAGTTAAGTACGCAACCAGGACAAGTAGAGAGAACTATCTGAGCCCCTGTGCTTGCAAGATCCTCTATCTTTTCCTTTTGTATCTGATCGGACATCTTGGGATTCGTTATAGAAAATAGCCCAGCAAAACCACAGCAGGATTTATCTTTCTGCGCCTTTTTCACTTGCGCATCCTCTACCGAATGCATAACTGAATAAAAAACGTCATCTCCTACCTTCATGGCGCTATATGAGTGGCACGGAACATGAAAAGTGATTCTCTCGCCTCTCCCTTTAAACTTTAGACCTTCCCTGTAAACTATCTGTGCAAAGTCAAAAACTTCCTTATTTATACCGTAGTCTTCCTGAAGAGCCCCACCACAAGTGGGACATGCAACTACTATGGCATCGTATTCGTACTTTTGCATCTCCTTAAGGTTATGCTCTTTCAACTTCTCAAA contains:
- the coaE gene encoding dephospho-CoA kinase (Dephospho-CoA kinase (CoaE) performs the final step in coenzyme A biosynthesis.), which encodes MLKVGLTGNIGCGKSTVADMFKKLGAYVFDADKIIKDLYQERGDVYRRVIENFGSAVLDEEGNIDRKKLADLVFSDIKRLRVLEEITHSALYTKLEDEFKSLPQKAIAIVEASLLVEKGTYKNYDKLIVVYAPYEICKERAIKAGFPLEDFKRRWEHQLPPEEKVKYADFVIDNSDGIKQTQKQVKEVYEKLSRLIR